The Argentina anserina chromosome 3, drPotAnse1.1, whole genome shotgun sequence genome includes a region encoding these proteins:
- the LOC126788611 gene encoding GDSL esterase/lipase At5g45670-like has translation MVKMWVVCGVVLVLNLGWCNIAARAEPQVPCYFIFGDSLVDNGNNNQLQSIARADYLPYGIDFGGPTGRFSNGKTTVDVVAELLGFDDYIPPYATATGQQILRGVNFASAAAGIREETGRQLGGRIAFSGQVRNYQNTVSQVVNLLGDEDTAANYLGKCIYSIGLGSNDYLNNYFMPQYYNTGNQFTPEEYATSLIQDYSQQLRILYNYGARKVVLFGIGQVGCSPSELAQNSPDGKTCVEKINSANQIFNGKLKALANEFNTNFPDGRFIFIDSYAIFEDIVNNPAQFGFSNVNTGCCGVGRNNGQITCLPYQTPCANRDEYLFWDAFHPTEAGNTVIGRRSYSAVRASDAYPVDIAGLAAL, from the exons ATGGTGAAAATGTGGGTGGTGTGTGGGGTGGTTTTGGTGTTGAACTTGGGGTGGTGCAATATTGCGGCAAGAGCTGAGCCACAAGTGCCTTGCTACTTCATATTTGGGGATTCTTTGGTTGATAATGGCAACAATAACCAGCTTCAGTCCATAGCTAGAGCTGATTACTTGCCGTATGGGATCGACTTCGGCGGCCCAACAGGAAGGTTTTCCAATGGGAAAACAACTGTTGATGTTGTTG CTGAGCTTTTGGGTTTCGATGATTACATTCCACCCTATGCAACTGCCACAGGCCAGCAGATACTCAGAGGAGTAAACTTTGCTTCTGCAGCTGCCGGAATTAGAGAGGAAACTGGACGCCAACTG GGAGGTCGGATCGCGTTCAGTGGTCAGGTAAGGAATTACCAAAACACAGTTTCCCAAGTGGTTAACTTGCTGGGCGATGAGGACACAGCTGCTAATTATCTGGGCAAATGCATATACTCTATCGGATTAGGCAGCAATGACTATCTTAACAACTATTTCATGCCCCAATACTACAACACTGGAAACCAATTTACCCCAGAGGAATATGCTACTTCTCTTATTCAGGATTATAGCCAGCAACTACGG ATTTTGTACAATTACGGTGCAAGGAAGGTTGTGTTGTTTGGAATTGGTCAAGTAGGTTGCAGCCCAAGTGAATTGGCTCAAAATAGTCCGGATGGCAAAACATGCGTAGAAAAGATTAACTCTGCGAACCAAATCTTCAATGGCAAACTCAAGGCCCTCGCCAATGAGTTCAACACTAATTTCCCGGATGGAAGATTTATCTTCATAGACTCCTACGCCATTTTCGAGGACATAGTAAACAACCCGGCACAATTTG GATTTTCGAATGTAAATACAGGATGCTGCGGGGTGGGAAGGAACAATGGCCAAATCACATGTCTTCCTTACCAAACACCTTGTGCAAATCGTGACGAGTATCTGTTCTGGGATGCATTCCATCCCACTGAAGCTGGAAATACTGTGATCGGGAGAAGATCATACAGCGCTGTTCGTGCCTCCGATGCTTACCCAGTTGATATAGCCGGCCTTGCTGCGCTCTAG
- the LOC126788602 gene encoding LOW QUALITY PROTEIN: pentatricopeptide repeat-containing protein At4g18975, chloroplastic (The sequence of the model RefSeq protein was modified relative to this genomic sequence to represent the inferred CDS: deleted 1 base in 1 codon) codes for MFAHGGSSICFQSGINQIKPTEAALSRGFGFFNCRPAVWLKFSSFLLVRSSLHYALSSKTLDVERSQKQSKLTVTASKAIEKKIIKKAGRNEHHLWKKKDAAGSGQKALNLIRIVSDLPNEKEAIFGALDKWTAWEIEFPLIAAAKALKILRKRSQWMRVIQVAKWMLSKGQGVTLETYDTLLLAFDMDHRPDEAESLWNMILHTHTCSISKRLFSRMISLYDHHEMEDKIIEVFADMEELSVKPDEDTVKRVARAFQVLGQEDKRKLVLRRYGCKWKYIHFEGERVKVRTNAWMTMTS; via the exons ATGTTTGCGCATGGTGGAAGCTCCATTTGTTTCCAGTCAGGAATTAATCAG ATCAAGCCAACTGAAGCTGCTTTGTCACGCGGGTTTGGTTTCTTTAATTGCAGACCTGCTGTCTGGCTGAAG TTCTCCTCATTTCTCTTGGTGAGGAGTTCTTTACATTATGCGTTGAGTTCAAAGACGCTCGATGTGGAGCGCTCCCAGAAGCAAAGCAAACTAACTGTAACTGCTTCAAAAGCAATCGAGAA GAAAATAATCAAGAAGGCGGGCAGGAATGAGCACCACTTATGGAAGAAAAAAGACGCAGCTGGGTCTGGACAAAAGGCACTC AATCTTATTAGAATT GTTTCTGATCTTCCCAATGAGAAAGAAGCTATCTTTGGAGCATTAGATAAATGGACAGCCTGGGAGATAGAATTCCCACTGATTGCAGCAGCTAAGGCTTTGAAGATTCTAAGGAAGAGGAGTCAGTGGATGCGTGTAATTCAA GTGGCAAAGTGGATGCTAAGCAAAGGTCAAGGAGTGACATTGGAAACATATGACACCCTTCTACTGGCATTTGATATGGATCATAGGCCGGATGAGGCTGAATCTCTGTGGAATATGATTCTGCATACACATACATGCTCTATCTCAAAGCGGCTTTTTTCTAGGATGATCTCGTTGTATGATCATCATGAAATGGAAGATAAGATAATAGAG GTATTCGCAGATATGGAGGAGTTGAGTGTAAAACCAGATGAAGATACTGTTAAGAGAGTGGCGCGCGCTTTTCAGGTGCTGGGCCAAGAAGACAAAAGGAAACTTGTTTTGAGAAGATATGGGTGTAAATGGAAGTATATTCACTTCGAGGGTGAAAGGGTCAAAGTGAGAACTAATGCATGGATGACGATGACATCCTAA
- the LOC126788587 gene encoding alpha,alpha-trehalose-phosphate synthase [UDP-forming] 1-like, whose product MPGNKYNCNPLTPRSRLERLLRERELRRSNLASQSNEEARHAELSDYFLTDGENLALSGDEDSTDGVAAARAFGDGYERQEGRPSKQRLLVVANRLPVSAVRKGEDSWQLEISVGGLVSALLGVKEFDARWIGWAGVNVPDSVGQKALTKALAEKRCIPVFLDEEIVHQYYNGYCNNMLWPLFHYLGLPQEDRLATTRSFQSQFDAYKKANQMFADVVNKHYEDGDVVWCHDYHLMFLPKCLKEHNIRMKVGWFLHTPFPSSEIHRTLPSRSELLRSVLAADLVGFHTYDYARHFVSACTRILGLEGTPEGVEDQGKLTRVAAFPIGIDSDRFIRALELPQVQEHMKELKERFAGRMVMLGVDRLDMIKGIPQKILAFEKFLEENPNWRDKVVLLQIAVPTRTDVPEYQKLTSQVHEIVGRINGRFGTLTAVPIHHLDRSLDFHALCALYAVTDVALVTSLRDGMNLVSYEFVACQASKKGVLILSEFAGAAQSLGAGAILVNPWNITEVAASIGYALNMPADEREKRHHHNFMHVTTHTSQEWAATFVSELNDTIVEAQLRTRQIPPLLPIKGSVDCYFQSNNRLLILGFNATLTEPKDTLGRGGGQIREMELKLHPDLKEPLKKLCNDSKTTIVVISGSDRNVLDYNFGDYNMWLAAENGMFLRLTTGEWMTTMPENLNMDWVDSVKHVFEYFTERTPRSHFELRETSLVWNYKYADVEFGRLQARDLLQHLWTGPISNASVDVVQGGRSVEVRAVGVTKGAAIDRILGEIVHNKGMKTPIDYVLCIGHFLPKDEDLYTFFEPELPSEVPIQSIPRPTSVPTPVNPSLPKISTGKSNSKGSRLKKQRSLSTIEKRANIGIVNAWRPTLMRDRMSLHEGSSVLDLKGDNYFSCAVGRKRSSARYLLQSSDDVVTLLKEFAEGREPMPVDSELEPVPLDSEGGTMPRDSIGGAGSLDLLGAAVPGNSEGGEQSIENV is encoded by the exons ATGCCAGGAAACAAGTATAACTGCAATCCTCTCACACCCAGAAGTAGATTGGAAAGACTTCTCAGGGAAAGAGAGCTAAGGAGATCGAATCTTGCTTCGCAATCAAATGAAGAAGCAAGACATGCAGAACTGAGTGATTACTTTCTTACTGACGGCGAGAATTTAGCCCTATCTGGTGATGAAGACAGTACAGATGGGGTTGCAGCAGCTAGAGCTTTCGGTGATGGATATGAACGGCAAGAGGGACGACCTTCTAAACAACGGTTATTGGTTGTCGCCAACAGGTTACCTGTCTCCGCAGTTAGGAAGGGTGAAGACTCATGGCAGCTTGAGATAAGTGTAGGAGGGCTAGTGAGTGCACTTTTAG GTGTTAAGGAGTTTGATGCCAGATGGATTGGTTGGGCTGGTGTAAATGTACCCGATAGTGTTGGACAAAAGGCACTGACAAAGGCTTTAGCTGAAAAG AGGTGCATCCCAGTGTTTCTTGATGAAGAAATTGTTCATCAATATTACAATGGCTACTGTAACAATATGCTGTGGCCTCTTTTCCACTATCTTGGACTTCCACAAGAAGACCGCCTTGCAACCACCCGGAGTTTTCAATCTCAGTTTGATGCTTATAAGAAGGCAAACCAAATGTTTGCTGATGTTGTTAACAAACACTACGAGGATGGAGATGTCGTATGGTGCCATGATTACCACCTAATGTTTCTTCCTAAATGTCTAAAAGAACATAATATCAGGATGAAAGTTGGCTGGTTTCTCCATACACCTTTTCCATCATCAGAAATACATAGGACACTGCCATCTCGATCAGAACTTTTGAGATCGGTTCTTGCTGCTGATTTGGTTGG ATTTCATACATATGATTATGCAAGGCACTTTGTTAGTGCTTGTACTCGTATCCTGGGTTTAGAGGGCACACCTGAAGGAGTCGAGGATCAAGGAAAGCTGACTCGTGTAGCTGCG TTTCCAATTGGGATTGATTCGGACCGATTTATTCGAGCTCTAGAACTCCCTCAAGTCCAGGAGCACATGAAAGAATTGAAGGAAAGATTTGCAGGCAGAATG GTAATGTTAGGCGTTGATCGCCTTGATATGATTAAGGGAATTCCTCAAAAGATCTTGGCATTTGAAAAGTTCCTTGAGGAAAATCCAAATTGGCGTGATAAAGTAGTCTTGCTGCAAATTGCTGTGCCAACAAGAACCGACGTGCCTGAGT ACCAGAAGCTCACCAGCCAGGTTCATGAGATTGTAGGACGCATTAATGGGAGATTTGGGACTCTTACTGCTGTTCCAATACATCATCTG GACCGATCTCTTGACTTTCATGCATTATGTGCACTATATGCTGTTACAG ATGTGGCACTTGTTACATCTTTGAGGGATGGGATGAATCTTGTGAGCTACGAGTTTGTTGCTTGTCAAGCATCCAAGAAAGGGGTTCTCATTTTAAGCGAG TTTGCAGGGGCAGCACAGTCCCTTGGTGCTGGTGCTATATTGGTGAACCCATGGAACATCACAGAAGTCGCAGCTTCCATAGGTTATGCTTTGAATATGCCCGCTGATGAAAGAGAAAAGCGTCACCATCATAACTTCATGCATGTGACAACTCACACATCTCAAGAGTGGGCTGCAACCTTTGTAAG tGAACTCAATGATACTATTGTTGAAGCTCAACTAAGGACAAGACAAATTCCTCCATTACTTCCTATCAAGGGATCAGTTGATTGCTATTTTCAATCAAACAATCGATTGCTAATACTG GGATTTAATGCCACTTTAACTGAACCAAAGGATACCCTTGGGAGAGGGGGAGGTCAGATTAGAGAAATGGAACTCAAATTGCACCCAGATCTCAAGGAACCTTTGAAAAAGCTTTGTAATGACTCAAAGACAACAATTGTTGTCATTAGTGGAAGTGACCGAAACGTCTTGGACTAT AACTTTGGCGACTACAACATGTGGTTGGCAGCAGAAAATGGGATGTTCTTGCGTCTTACAACAGGAGAATGGATGACAACTATGCCAGAGAATTTAAATATGGATTGGGTTGACAGCGTAAAG CATGTTTTTGAGTATTTCACTGAAAGAACCCCGAGATCTCATTTTGAGCTTCGTGAAACTTCACTTGTATGGAACTATAAATATGCAG ATGTTGAGTTTGGGAGACTCCAAGCCAGGGATCTGCTGCAGCATCTTTGGACAGGCCCAATCTCAAATGCATCTGTCGATGTCGTCCAGGGTGGTCGGTCTGTGGAGGTTCGAGCTGTTGGTGTTACAAAG GGTGCAGCTATTGACCGTATCTTGGGAGAGATTGTTCATAACAAAGGCATGAAGACACCAATTGATTATGTTTTATGTATTGGCCACTTTCTACCAAAG GACGAGGATCTCTATACATTCTTCGAACCAGAGCTTCCTTCTGAGGTACCAATCCAAAGTATTCCTCGACCCACGTCAGTCCCAACTCCTGTCAACCCGTCTTTGCCCAAGATTTCAACGGGTAAAAGTAATTCTAAGGGATCCCGCCTTAAGAAGCAACGGTCATTGTCAACTATAGAAAAGAGAGCTAATATTGGAATTGTGAATGCTTGGAGGCCAACATTAATGCGTGATAGAATGTCTCTGCATGAAGGTTCTTCTGTGCTTGACCTCAAGGGTGACAACTACTTCTCTTGTGCTGTTGGGAGAAAGCGATCCAGTGCAAGATATCTCCTTCAATCCTCCGACGATGTTGTTACACTTCTAAAAGAGTTTGCTGAAGGTAGAGAACCAATGCCTGTCGACTCAGAACTTGAACCAGTGCCTCTTGATTCTGAAGGTGGAACAATGCCGCGCGACTCAATTGGTGGAGCAGGGTCTCTCGACTTACTAGGTGCAGCAGTGCCTGGCAACTCAGAAGGCGGAGAACAAAGCATTGAAAATGTCTAG
- the LOC126788589 gene encoding subtilisin-like protease SBT5.6: MKPVFFIIISLLLLPLLASCSEHKVYIVYFGEHSGKKTLHEIEDIHHSYLLSVKETEEHARASLLYSYKHSINGFAAVLSEDEASRLSELEEVVSVWPSHPRKYTMHTTRSWQFVGIEEEEEGNYWKHNQMGGDFLSKAGFGKNIIVGVLDSGVWPESKSFRDVGMGPVPKSWRGICQTGVGFNSSHCNRKLIGARYYLKGFEQHYGPLNVSDDSRSPRDMDGHGTHTSSTVAGRVVPNAAALGGFARGSASGGAPLAHIAVYKVCWAIPGASKAEGNTCFEADMFAAMDDAIADGVDVMSLSIGTSQPVKLTEDGIALGALHAAKKNIVVACSAGNAGPAPSTLSNPAPWIFTVGASSLDRAFMSPVVLGNGLSIEGETVTPSKLEENKMYPLVYAGDVVNPGVAQNLTGQCLAGSLSPEKVKGKIVFCVRGAGMRVSKGMEVKRAGGVGFILGNSKANGGEISVDPHVIPATALSYSNANRLMEYIKSTKDPKATIIPARTVLHTKPAPFMTAFTSRGPSVIDPNILKPDITAPGLNILAAWTEAEAPTKLSMDQRVAQYTIESGTSMSCPHVAAAAALLKAIHPDWSSAAIKSALMTTAGIRNNVGMPLNDESGGAATPFAYGAGHFRPTKAADPGLVYDASYGDYLLYFCSMGVKNFDPTFKCPISPPAAVNLNYPSIAIPKLNGTITIKRTVTNVGNPKSVYFFTSKPPLGISVKASPSILFFDRVGQKKSFTVTVKARTEMLNDNPLKDEYAFGWYTWTDGPHTVRSPIAVSLA, translated from the exons ATGAAGCCagttttcttcatcatcatctctctccttctccttcctctcttGGCCTCGTGCTCAGAGCATAAG GTGTACATAGTATATTTTGGGGAGCACAGTGGAAAGAAAACACTGCATGAGATTGAGGACATCCACCACTCATATTTACTATCTGTGAAAGAAACTGAGGAACATGCCAGGGCTTCACTGCTTTACAGTTACAAGCACAGCATCAATGGTTTCGCAGCAGTTCTCTCTGAGGATGAAGCTTCTAGGTTATCTG AACTGGAAGAAGTTGTATCGGTATGGCCGAGCCACCCAAGAAAGTACACCATGCACACAACAAGGTCATGGCAGTTTGTGGGGattgaagaagaggaagaggggaaTTACTGGAAACACAATCAGATGGGAGGAGACTTCTTATCCAAAGCAGGTTTTGGCAAGAACATCATTGTTGGAGTCCTTGATAGTG GTGTATGGCCAGAATCAAAGAGCTTCCGTGATGTAGGAATGGGGCCCGTTCCAAAATCATGGAGGGGAATCTGCCAAACTGGAGTTGGCTTTAATTCATCCCACTGCAATAG GAAGCTGATTGGAGCTCGTTACTACCTCAAAGGGTTTGAGCAACACTACGGTCCTCTTAATGTCTCAGATGATTCTCGATCACCGCGTGACATGGATGGCCACGGAACCCACACGAGCTCAACCGTGGCTGGTCGAGTCGTTCCCAATGCCGCTGCTCTGGGCGGGTTCGCTCGCGGCTCTGCCTCCGGTGGTGCCCCATTGGCACACATTGCCGTGTACAAGGTGTGCTGGGCTATACCAGGTGCATCCAAGGCTGAGGGAAACACATGCTTTGAGGCGGACATGTTTGCAGCCATGGATGACGCCATAGCTGACGGTGTGGATGTGATGAGCCTATCAATCGGGACATCTCAACCTGTGAAGTTGACCGAGGACGGTATTGCTCTTGGAGCATTGCATGCAGCTAAGAAGAACATTGTGGTGGCTTGTAGTGCTGGAAACGCAGGCCCTGCCCCATCTACTCTATCAAACCCAGCTCCATGGATCTTCACTGTTGGTGCCAGCAGCTTGGACCGAGCGTTTATGTCACCTGTTGTGCTTGGAAATGGCTTGAGCATTGAG GGAGAAACAGTGACCCCAAGCAAGCTGGAAGAGAATAAGATGTACCCTTTAGTATATGCAGGGGATGTTGTCAACCCTGGTGTAGCCCAAAATCTGACAGG ACAATGCCTCGCGGGTTCTCTTTCTCCTGAAAAAGTTAAGGGAAAGATAGTGTTCTGCGTGAGAGGTGCTGGGATGAGAGTTTCAAAAGGCATGGAAGTGAAAAGGGCTGGTGGTGTTGGTTTTATTTTAGGAAACAGCAAAGCAAATGGAGGTGAAATTTCGGTTGATCCTCATGTCATTCCTGCCACTGCGTTGTCATATAGCAATGCCAATAGGCTTATGGAATACATCAAATCTACTAAAGATCCAAAAGCAACTATCATACCAGCAAGGACAGTGTTGCATACAAAACCAGCTCCATTTATGACTGCTTTCACTAGTAGAGGCCCGAGTGTCATTGATCCTAACATTCTCAAG CCTGATATCACAGCTCCTGGACTAAATATATTGGCAGCATGGACTGAGGCTGAAGCCCCTACCAAGTTGTCAATGGATCAACGAGTGGCTCAGTATACCATCGAGTCTGGAACTTCAATGTCTTGTCCTCACGTTGCTGCGGCTGCAGCACTTCTTAAGGCCATCCACCCTGACTGGAGCAGTGCTGCCATAAAATCTGCTCTAATGACCACAG CGGGGATAAGAAACAACGTAGGTATGCCATTGAACGATGAATCCGGCGGTGCTGCAACCCCTTTTGCATATGGTGCTGGCCACTTCCGGCCTACCAAGGCAGCAGACCCTGGCCTTGTGTATGATGCCTCATATGGAGACTATCTTCTCTACTTCTGCAGTATGGGAGTTAAGAACTTTGATCCAACATTCAAGTGTCCAATATCACCACCAGCGGCAGTCAACCTGAACTATCCTTCCATTGCAATCCCGAAACTGAATGGCACCATAACGATTAAGAGGACAGTCACAAATGTTGGTAACCCCAAAAGCGTCTACTTCTTTACTTCCAAACCGCCTTTGGGCATCTCGGTTAAGGCCTCTCCAAGTATATTGTTCTTTGATCGTGTTGGCCAGAAGAAGAGCTTCACCGTTACTGTCAAAGCAAGGACAGAGATGCTTAACGATAACCCGTTGAAAGATGAGTATGCATTTGGCTGGTACACTTGGACTGATGGACCTCATACTGTTAGGAGTCCAATTGCAGTTTCTTTAGCATAG
- the LOC126788608 gene encoding uncharacterized protein LOC126788608, which translates to MAKTTPSPAILLLTLLLLITPPPSQSLPYTQYRNLFSLSHSLMSRVANLRASRGDRAGSDRARNIAAKMESGLGLGVWGFMWSAGWDYVKNYSWREMPYTEMYGAASEASELMGWLGELTQKKSDSERAAWIGQNYRNVFRVSSSLLRRLLRVFSQSGTLREVVKAVQTEVVQGELLRDCLELGSNDFRGVLQILRDLGIQYGSASSSKHQEL; encoded by the exons ATGGCAAAAACGACGCCGTCGCCGGCGATTCTACTCCTCACCCTTCTCCTCCTGATCACACCGCCGCCGTCTCAATCCCTCCCCTACACCCAATACCGCAACCTCTTCTCCCTCTCCCACTCGCTCATGTCGCGCGTGGCCAACCTACGCGCCTCCCGCGGCGACCGCGCCGGTTCGGACCGGGCTCGGAACATCGCGGCGAAAATGGAAAGCGGGCTGGGCCTGGGCGTCTGGGGGTTCATGTGGTCGGCAGGGTGGGACTACGTCAAGAACTACTCGTGGCGGGAGATGCCGTACACGGAGATGTACGGCGCCGCGTCGGAGGCGAGCGAGTTGATGGGGTGGCTCGGTGAGTTGACTCAGAAGAAATCGGACTCCGAGAGAGCCGCGTGGATCGGGCAAAATTACCGAAATGTCTTCAGAGTCTCTAGTTCGCTGCTGCGTCGGCTCCTCAGAGTCTTCAGTCAGTCG GGGACGTTGAGAGAAGTAGTAAAGGCAGTTCAGACAGAGGTCGTACAGGGCGAGCTATTGAGGGACTGTCTTGAATTGGGCAGCAATGACTTCCGAGGTGTGCTTCAAATCCTTAGAGATTTGGGAATACAGTACGGTTCCGCCTCTAGTTCTAAGCACCAAGAGCTTTGA
- the LOC126788597 gene encoding SH3 domain-containing protein 3, translated as MDALRKQASKLREQVAKQQHAVIKQFGGTGYESSDVMVIDEVEMQRHQQLEKLYRSTRAGKDFQKEIVKAAEALTAIGYKHIEAGTKLSEDCSRYGAENVHDKILAKGASIYGDARKHVEKEQEDLNKLLSSQVLDPLRAMILGAPLEDARHLAQRYSRMRQEAETQAVEVSRRQARVREIPNPENVGKLHAAETKMKEIKANMAILGIEASAALAAVEAQQQRLTFQRLVALVEGEKNYHLRVASILGEVEAEMVSEKQRKESAPPVIPQESFSEKTMFFLAEATHSFTAASEKELSLSVGDYVVVRKVSPSGWSEGECKGKGGWFPSAYVEKRQRIPSSDDLSSEVY; from the exons ATGGATGCTTTGAGAAAACAAGCCAGTAAGCTCAGGGAGCAGGTCGCTAAGCAGCAACAT GCTGTGATAAAGCAATTTGGTGGGACTGGTTATGAGAGCTCAGATGTAATGGTGATAGATGAGGTTGAGATGCAGAGGCATCAACAGCTTGAGAAACTGTATAGGTCTACTCGTGCAGGAAAG GATTTTCAGAAAGAAATTGTAAAAGCCGCAGAAGCATTGACAGCAATAGGATATAAGCATATTGAAGCAG GGACCAAGTTGTCTGAGGATTGTAGCAGATATGGTGCTGAAAATGTCCATGATAAAATTTTAGCTAAAGGTGCATCTATATACGGTGATGCTCGTAAGCATGTGGAAAAGGAACAAGAAGACTTGAATAAGTTGTTATCTTCACAG gttttagATCCGTTAAGAGCGATGATACTTGGTGCTCCTTTGGAAGATGCTCGCCACCTTGCACAACGTTATAGTCGAATGCGGCAGGAAGCAGAAACACAG GCGGTTGAAGTGTCCAGAAGGCAAGCACGAGTAAGAGAAATTCCCAACCCAGAAAATGTTGGAAAGCTGCATGCGGCAGAAACAAAGATGAAAGAAATAAAAGCAAATATGGCAATTCTGGGTATAGAAGCTTCAGCTGCATTGGCTGCTGTGGAAGCACAGCAGCAAAGACTAACTTTTCAGAGGCTTGTTGCACTG gtcgaaggagaaaagaaTTATCATCTCAGAGTGGCTTCCATTCTTGGTGAGGTTGAAGCTGAG ATGGTCTCAGAGAAACAGCGTAAAGAGTCTGCTCCGCCTGTGATTCCCCAAGAGAGCTTCTCGGAGAAAACAATGTTCTTCTTGGCAGAA GCAACTCATTCTTTCACTGCTGCATCGGAGAAGGAACTAAGCTTGTCAGTGGGTGACTATGTTGTTGTGCGGAAG GTGAGCCCATCAGGATGGTCAGAAGGAGAGTGCAAAGGTAAAGGAGGGTGGTTTCCATCAGCATATGTGGAGAAGCGTCAACGGATTCCATCCAGTGATGATCTTTCTTCGGAAGTTTACTGA